One genomic segment of Brassica napus cultivar Da-Ae chromosome A3, Da-Ae, whole genome shotgun sequence includes these proteins:
- the LOC106438628 gene encoding UDP-glycosyltransferase 72B1-like — MEESKAPHVAILPSPGMGHLIPLAQFAKRLVHRHAFSVTFLVIGEGPPSKSQRTVLNSLPSSISSVFLPPADLTDLPPTTRIETRISLTVSRSNPELRRVFDSFSAEGRLPTVLCVDLFGTDAFDVAVEFHVSPYIFFPSTANVLSFFLHLPKLDETMSCEFSELTEPVQLPGCVPFAGKDAPDPARDRKHDVYKCLLHNAKRYKEAEGILVNTFLELEPNAIKALQEPGLDKPPVYPIGPLVKQESGNGIEESECLKWLDKQPLGSVLYVSFGSGGVLTLEQLNELALGLEDSKQRFLWVIRSPSQTANASFFRSHSEADPLTFLPHGFLERTKDRGFMIPSWAPQAQILAHPSTGGFLSHCGWNSTLESIVSGVPLIAWPLYAEQKMNAVLLAEDIHVALRAHAGEEGMVRREEVARVVKGLMEGEEGKGVRNKMKEMKEGASRVLSNDGSSTKALSLVALKWKDHQKGLEQNGKH; from the coding sequence ATGGAGGAATCAAAAGCACCTCACGTCGCCATCCTTCCGAGTCCTGGAATGGGTCACCTCATCCCACTCGCCCAGTTCGCTAAACGACTCGTTCACCGCCACGCCTTCTCCGTAACCTTTCTCGTCATCGGCGAAGGTCCACCGTCAAAATCTCAAAGAACTGTACTAAACTCTCTCCCGTCGTCCATCTCCTCCGTCTTTCTCCCTCCCGCCGACCTCACCGACCTTCCACCCACCACTCGCATCGAAACTCGTATCTCCCTCACCGTGAGTCGTTCGAACCCGGAGCTCCGGCGAGTCTTTGACTCGTTCTCGGCGGAAGGTCGTTTGCCAACGGTGCTCTGCGTCGACCTGTTCGGTACGGATGCTTTCGACGTCGCCGTGGAGTTCCACGTGTCGCCGTACATTTTCTTCCCATCAACGGCCAACGTCTTGTCGTTCTTTCTCCATCTTCCTAAACTTGACGAAACGATGTCGTGTGAGTTTAGTGAGTTAACCGAACCGGTTCAGCTCCCTGGATGTGTACCGTTCGCTGGAAAAGATGCTCCTGACCCGGCTAGAGATCGGAAACATGACGTGTACAAATGTCTTCTCCACAACGCCAAGAGGTACAAAGAAGCCGAAGGGATTCTTGTTAATACCTTTCTCGAGCTAGAGCCAAATGCTATAAAGGCCTTGCAAGAACCGGGTCTTGACAAACCACCAGTTTATCCTATTGGACCGTTGGTTAAGCAAGAGAGTGGAAACGGGATAGAGGAGTCCGAATGTTTGAAGTGGTTGGACAAACAACCGCTTGGTTCGGTTTTGTATGTTTCATTTGGGAGTGGTGGTGTACTAACGCTTGAGCAGCTCAATGAGCTTGCTCTTGGtcttgaagacagcaagcaaCGGTTTCTTTGGGTCATACGGAGCCCAAGTCAAACAGCAAATGCTTCGTTTTTTAGATCGCATAGTGAAGCCGACCCACTGACATTTTTGCCGCATGGTTTCTTGGAACGGACTAAAGATAGAGGCTTTATGATCCCTTCATGGGCTCCACAAGCCCAAATTTTAGCTCATCCGTCTACCGGAGGGTTTTTGAGTCATTGTGGATGGAACTCGACTCTGGAAAGTATAGTAAGCGGTGTTCCACTTATTGCTTGGCCATTGTACGCTGAGCAGAAGATGAACGCTGTTTTGTTGGCCGAAGATATTCATGTTGCGCTTAGGGCTCATGCGGGGGAGGAAGGGATGGTGAGAAGAGAAGAGGTAGCTAGAGTGGTTAAGGGATTAATGGAAGGTGAAGAAGGTAAAGGTGTGAGGAATAAGATGAAGGAAATGAAGGAAGGAGCTAGTAGGGTGCTGAGTAATGATGGGTCTTCTACAAAGGCACTTAGTCTTGTGGCATTGAAGTGGAAAGACCACCAAAAAGGGTTAGAGCAAAATGGCAAGCACTGA